Proteins encoded by one window of Fusarium graminearum PH-1 chromosome 1, whole genome shotgun sequence:
- a CDS encoding diphosphomevalonate decarboxylase — translation MSDTKVYRASTTAPVNIAVVKYWGKRDAKLNLPTNSSLSVTLSQDDLRTLTTASCSSTFTDGDSLTLNGESSDISGARTQACFRELRSRRAALEQADSSLPKLSSYPLKIVSENNFPTAAGLASSAAGFAALVQAIAFLYELPDSPSDLSLIARQGSGSACRSLFGGYVAWRMGEKEDGSDSKADLVAPASHWPEMRALILVASAAKKGVSSTSGMQQTVATSGLFKERITNVVPANMALMEEAIKDKDFPKFAEVTMRESNSFHATCADTYPPIFYMNDISRAAIRAVECINEKVGRTVAAYTFDAGPNCVIYYEEKDADIIVGAFYQALQGVGGFKEGAASARSSIEFDATLASTLKEGVSRVISTGVGEGPVKTDEFLA, via the exons ATGTCTGATACCAAGGTCTACCGCGCCAGCACCACTGCGCCCGTCAACATCGCTGTTGTCAA GTACTGGGGCAAGCGCGACGCAAAGCTCAACCTCCCAACCAACAGCTCTCTCTCCGTCACCCTCTCGCAAGACGACCTCCGAACCCTCACAACTGCCTCATGCTCGAGCACCTTTACCGATGGCGACAGCCTCACTCTCAACGGAGAGTCCTCCGACATCTCTGGCGCCCGAACCCAGGCTTGCTTCCGTGAGCTTCGATCTCGCCGTGCCGCTCTCGAGCAGGCCGATTCTTCCCTCCCCAAGCTTTCTTCCTACCCCCTGAAGATCGTCTCCGAGAACAACTTCCCCACTGCCGCCGGCCTTGCTTCTTCCGCTGCCGGTTTCGCCGCTCTGGTTCAGGCCATCGCCTTTCTCTACGAGCTCCCTGACTCGCCTTCCGACCTTTCACTCATCGCCCGTCAAGGTTCCGGATCGGCTTGCCGAAGTCTCTTTGGCGGTTACGTCGCTTGGAGAATgggcgagaaggaggatggTAGCGATTCCAAGGCTGACCTTGTCGCTCCCGCTTCACACTGGCCCGAGATGCGAGCTCTGATCCTCGTTGCCAGcgccgccaagaagggcgTTTCCTCTACCTCTGGCATGCAACAGACCGTTGCTACCTCTGGCCTCTTCAAGGAGAGAATAACAAACGTTGTCCCCGCCAACATGGCTCTCATGGAGgaggccatcaaggacaaggattTCCCCAAGTTTGCCGAGGTCACCATGCGCGAGTCCAACTCTTTCCACGCTACCTGCGCCGACACCTACCCTCCCATCTTCTACATGAACGACATCTCCCGCGCTGCCATCCGGGCTGTTGAGtgcatcaacgagaaggTTGGCAGAACTGTTGCTGCTTACACTTTCGATGCCGGCCCCAACTGTGTTATCTACtacgaggagaaggacgcTGATATCATCGTTGGCGCTTTCTACCAGGCTCTCCAGGGTGTCGGTGGTTTCAAGGAGGGTGCTGCCAGCGCCAGGTCCAGCATTGAGTTCGATGCTACTCTTGCTTCCACTCTGAAGGAGGGTGTGAGCCGAGTTATCTCTACCGGAGTTGGAGAGGGTCCTGTCAAGAC